The genomic segment AGGTCTTGGTGCGGGTGCGCTGGCGCTAAGCCTTCACCGACGGGGTGATTTCTTAGCTGCCGAGAGAATTAGGCAAAAAGTAGGAACGATTGAGCTATCACCTTTTTGATCCCACCGATTATTATTTAGCAACTATTCAGCCAACCTCTTCCAGGTCATTCTGGCCGAATGCCCCTTCGGGAAGAATCCTTTTCGCACTGGCATAGACTTCGGCGAGCTCAGTCGAGCCGTGCTCGAAATGAAAAAAACGCTTCATTCCGCAACCCCTCCGCTTCAGATGCCATTTTCGACACTTCATCCGAATCCCGTTTGTTCATGGTAAGCTCAAACTTAAATTGTATCCGGTAAAGAAAACAAATTCACTCGCGTTACCGGCAAACAATTGGAGAAAACCAAAGATGCATTTCTGTTTGACAATGAGGTGAACGCTGGTCGTTAAACTTTTTCTACGGCTTCTCCAATGCACTGATAACTGGTTTCATGGCAAATTCCTGCGTTATGAGAGGTCATAAAATTTCTGATATTTCATAAAAACCCCGCTGCCTTCTCACCTTTTCCTCCCTTCTTTATCTACCCCGCAACACCATGTAAGCAAAGATGCTTACATAAGCTGCAAGCCTTGCCAAAATCCAATTGGTACACCAATTGAATATCCAATACGGCGAGAGTTTAACAAAGTCAGCCGGTGGAAATCAACTTGGTAATGATTGTATGGCATCAAAGGCATTGACAGACCGAAATTTCGACGCTGAGCTTGTTGCTCCGGGCAGAATGGTGTTGATCATATTTTACGATGAGAATTACAGCAATCGCTATCTCATCGAACCGGGCTTGGCGAAACTGGACGAACTGTATGGCCAGCGGGTGAAGTTCTGCCGCATCAATACGCGTGAAAACCCGAAAGTGGCCGAACGCTTTCGGATTTTTATCAGCCCGACGATTCTATTTTTTCAAGATGGAAAACTGGTTGAGTCGCTGGCGGGCACTTTTCCGCGCGTTGAGGTCGAGAACATGATCCGGAAACTGCTCACTGAAAAAGAAGCAGACCGATTGTCTCCCTCGAGAAACTAAAAAAGGAGGTTACAACCGTGAAGTACATTGTATTGGTCGGAAGAATTCTATTCTCATTAATCTTCGTGATTGGCGGCATCAGCAATTTTTCGAAGCAGGCGATCGAGCACGGAGCAGCGCAGGGAATCCCATTGGCTGCGATTGCAGTTCCGCTCTCCGGAGTGATCGCGCTCTTGGGAGGACTCAGCATCGCCCTCGGTTATAAAGCCAAATGGGGCGCGTGGCTGCTGGTATTGTTCCTCGTGCCGGTCACGGTGATGACGCACAACTTCTGGGCCATACAGGATAGCATGCTGGCGCAGATGCATCAGGTGATGTTCATGAAGAATCTTTCCATGCTGGGTGCTGCGCTTCTCATCTCTTACTTTGGCGCTGGCCCGTTGAGCTTGGACGGACGGCAGAAAACACATTCAGAGCAACGCACACGGCGCCTGCAACATAGAGAAGCAGTGATCGCGTAGAGAACCAGACAATCAAGTCCGTAGGCTGCGAATGACGGAAGCGGCTTATGGCACAACCAATCCGTCAACACACAACCGAAAGGAGAAACTGAGATGAACAAGATGATGGTCGCAGTCTTCGACAGCGAGACGGTGGCTTTTGAGGGCCTCAGCGCGCTCAAGGGACTCCACAAGGATGGGGACATCACGGTGTACGCAACGGCGGTCCTCGTGAAAGATGCCTCGGGCAAGGTGAGCGTGAAGCAGGTCGTCGAGCAGGGGCCCATCGGCGCCGGCCTCGGCATGTTGGTCGGCAGCATGGTGGGATTGCTGGCGGGTCCGGTCGGACTGGCCGTGGGAGCGTCGATAGGTAGCCTGACAGGCTTGATCTCTGATCTGAACAAGTCGGGCATCGACGTCCAATTCGTGGACGAGGTCTCGAACGCCCTCGGCTCTGGCAAGGCGGCGGTCCTGGCCGATGTGGAAGAGAGCTGGACGGAGCCCGTTGACGCACGAGTCAGGAAACTGGGTGGCATGGTTTTCCGACGCCTGCGCTCCGAGGTCGTCGAGGACCAACTGGCGCGGGAATCCGCTGCGTTCAAGGCTGAAGTGAAGCAGCTCAAGGAGGAGCTGGCTCAGGCAAACGCTGAGAACAAGGCCGCGATCCAGGCGCAGATCGACGAGGCGAAGAATAAGGCCCAGGTGATGCAGGACCAGGCCAAAGGCCAAATCGATCAAGCAAAGCGCGAAGCCGAGGCGAAGATCACCGCCCTGCAGGGACAGCTCAAGCAGGCGAGCGACCGGCAGAAGGCAAAGATTGAGAAGCGCATCGCCGAAGTAAAGGCTGACCTCGAGGCACGTCACGCCAAGCTCCAGGAAGCTGGACGACTTGCCAAGGAGGCATTGGCACTTTAGCGTCGCGCCTAAAAACGGGAAGTCTTCGGTAGTTGAGGTCCGTTCAAGACTTCCCGTTTCTTTAAACATGAAAGTGGCGATGTACTTTGCGAGGAAAATGCGATGTTGCAAAATCAAAATACCTACAAGGCTCTCGCGGTGAATGCAAGTCACGCCTCCGCAGAAGTTTTGGCGAGCATGTCCAGCCACCACCCAAAAACAGTGATGGATTTGGCCGAGGCCGAGAAAGTTTATGAGCTGACAACTCCGAGCCATACTGAAAATCTGGAGCCGATTCGCAGCTTCCTTGCGACCATCGCTCAAAAAGCCGGCTTTGACGAAACGGCGGTAATGGAGATCGAGATTGCCGTTGAGGAGGCCTGCGTCAATACAATTAAACATGCCCATGCAAATGACGTGGCCAAGCCGCTGCATCTTCGGATAACCATCGACCATCAAAAACTGGCGGTAGTGGTGAAAGATCAAGGTCAAGGCTTTGATCCCAAGCAGCTCGAAAAGCAGGATGCCAAGGCGCTCCTTTCAAAGCTGCAAGCCGGCGGGCGCGGCATTCTGATGATGAAGATGCTGATGGATGAAGTTCATTTTGCCTTTGAAAGCGGAATAGGAACGCAAGTCCGGCTGGTGAAATACCGCATATCTCCGCGCTGCCGGACGATTCATTAATAAATAAGGAAAGGAGACTTGAAATGAAATGGTCTTTTAAACTCGGTGAAATTGCCGGCATCGGCATTTACGTGCACGCGACGTTTTTGCTGCTGCTCGGCTGGGTGGCGTTGAGCTATTATCTCGCCGGGCAGAGCATCGCGATGATGATCAACGGCGTGGCGTTCTTGCTGGCGCTGTTCGGAATTGTCGTGCTCCACGAGCTGGGACACGCGCTCACCGCTAAACGCTTCGGCATTCAGACGCGCGACATTACCCTGCTGCCGATCGGCGGCGTCGCGCGTTTGGAGCGCATGCCGGATGATCCCAAACAGGAGTTGTGGGTGGCGCTGGCCGGACCGGCGGTCAACGTGGTTTTAGCGGCGGTGTTGTACATCGCCATTGGGTTAACTTCCGGGCCGCCATCGTTGAGCAACCTTAGCATGGTGAGTGGGAACTTTTGGGAAAAGTTGCTGTGGGTCAACGTCTCGCTGGCGGCGTTCAATCTCCTGCCGGCGTTTCCGATGGACGGCGGCCGCGTGCTGCGCGCGTTGTTGGCCATGCGCATGGACTATGTGCGTGCAACGCAAATCGCCGCCCACGTCGGACAAGGCATGGCGCTTCTGTTTGGATTCATCGGCTTGTTTTACAATCCCTTCCTGGTGTTCATCGCGCTTTTTGTGTGGATGGGCGCCTCGCAAGAAGCGAGCATGGTGCAAATGAAATCGGCGCTCGGCGGCATTCCGGTCCAGGCCGCGATGATCAAGGACTTTCGCACGCTGGCGCCCGCGGATTCTTTGGAACGGGCGGTTGACCATATTCTGGCTGGTTTTCAACAAGACTTTCCGGTGGTGGAGCAAGGGCGCGTGGTGGGCGTGCTCACGCGCAACGATTTGCTGAAAGCGCTCTCGCAGCGCGGCCCAAACGGCCGGGTCGAAGACGCCATGCAGCGCCAATTTGAGACCGCCGACCCGAACGAGATGTTGGAAACTGTTTTTGCGCGATTGAATGCGAGTCGCTGCCATTCGCTGCCGCTCGTGCGCAACGGCCAGCTCGCGGGCATCCTTACGATGGATAACGTCGGCGAATTTTTGATGGTGCAGGCGGCGCTGCGAGGGGCGCGGGCATGAGATTGGGGAATACAGTCTTAATCTTTACAAGTGATATCTTTGCAAAAAAAAGCAAAGACTTTTTCCAACGGATAGAAGAACCCAACTGAAAAAGCTTTATCCGTTGGGTTCTTCTATCGGTTGGAGATTATCTTTTTGGTTGCGGCTCGTCCGCGTTGGGAAGAAGCAGGAAAAGGATGTTGAAAACCAAACCTACAATTATTATGAGCGAATTAGAGAAAAAGCTGGAGCAAGGCTGGGAAAAATTGACCGCCTTGCTCGATCCGAAACAGCGCGCGGAAAAAACACTTCTGGAAGCATTGCAACGTGATTATTTAGAAGAGCGGCAGACCAGCGAGGTTTTACAAAAAGAAAGCGGCCACGTTCCTTATGCGCAATTACGCCGGAAGCTGCTGGACATTGCCGCGCGCGAACAAGAGCATGCCGAATTGCTGGCGGCAAAAATCCGCGAGCTGGGCGGCGAGCCCTCGGAACGCGCCGCCAATTTGCGCAAAGAGCGCGAGAGCAAAACTTCCCCCTCGACGCTCGATCTGCTGCAAATTTTGGAAAGAGAAAAAGATGATTACATCCAATATCTGGAAGCGGCGCATCTGGCCAAAGAGGCCGGACATGAAAATTGGACGCCCTTACTGACACAGATCGCGGACGAGGAACAAATACATCGCCGGGAGTTGATGGATATCATCACGCGCTTGAATCCATTGCCGGTGCAAAGCTAGGCCTGAGATTCTAGATTTTTCCATAACCGAATTGTGCATTGCAGCCGGCAAGCGCGCGGCTGCAAGATCGATTTGAAATGAAAGGCATTTGGTGAAATTATGTCAACAACGAATATGAAGACCGTGTCACTCGTTCTTGGAAGCGGGGGCGCGCGAGGTTTGGCGCATATTGGCGTCATTCATTGGCTTGAAGAAAATGATTTTAAAATCGCGTCAATAGCCGGTTGCTCAATAGGAGCAGTAATTGGAGGAGTATATGCTGCCGGAAAATTGAATGAGTATGAGCAATGGGTACGTTCCGTAACTAAAATCGACATATTCACCCTACTGGATCTTTCGTGGGAAAAGAGCGGACTGGTGAGAGGCGACAAAATTATTAATACTTTGATCAAACTAGTTGGAAAGAAACGAATCGAAGATCTCCCGTTTTCATATACGGCTGTTGCCGCTGACATCGTCAACCAGAAAGAAGTATGGATAAAGTCAGGCAGTCTTTTTGATGCCATGAGAGCGTCTTTCGCAATACCCCTTCTCTTCACGCCATTCAAGTACAAAGGGGTCGATCTTGTTGATGGCGGGATCTTGAATCCTGTGCCCATTGCGCCGACATTTGGGGATGAAACTGATTTAACTATTGCTGTAAATCTGGGCGGCTCCCCAGATGATCGTAAAGAGCCGGCTTCCGTGAGTACGGCTTCAGTTGACCCTTCATCTCCGGTCCGTGAAAAGATCAATCGCTTTATAACACGTCTCCAACAATCCGGGACAAGTGGCAGCAGTCGAGATTGGGGAGCGTACGATATCGCCATGCAGGCTTTTGACACGATGCAGAGTGCCATAGCCCGCCAAAAGCTTGCCGCATATCCACCGGATGTAGTAATAGAAATTGCCAGGAACGCGTGCCGGACATTGGAGTTTGACCGGGCAACCGAGATGATTGAATTGGGATACAGAAAGGCGAAAGAGTGCCTGTCTCAAGTTTCGCCACAAAGGCGGAACGATGAACGCTAACATTTCGCTAAAAGATAATCACCTCAAAACTCAACCGAAAGGAGAACCCATGACTAACTTTCCTCTTCTCAACGCTTTTGCAAGCCATTGGTGGGTGCTGTTGCTACGCGGCATTGGCGCCGTGTTGTTCGGCATTTTGGCCTTCGTATGGCCGGGGCTGACGTTGGTGGCGCTGGTTTTTCTCTACGGCGCTTATGCCCTGGTGGATGGCGTCACCGCAATCTTTGTCGCTGGGCGCGCCCGCGCGTGGTGGATGATCTTTGCCGGACTGTTCGGCATCATCGCCGGCGTGCTGACGTTTATTTTTCCCGGCATCACCGCATTTTGGCTGCTCATTCTGATCGCGTCGTGGGCCGTCGTCCGAGGCCTCTTCGAGATCGTGACGGCGATTCAATTGCGCAAAGAATTGACCAATGAGTGGATGCTGATTCTTGGCGGCGTTCTCTCGATCATCTTCGGCATCTGGCTCTTTTTGAATCCGGCCGCGGGCGCGCTGACGATGGTGTGGCTGATCGGCGCCTACACGCTGGTGTTCGGAATCATCATGATTGTGCTTTCGTTCCGTTTGCGCGGACTGCGACAGCTCAAGCCAGCCGCGGTCTGATGAGGCACATTTGAATTTTGCCCGGGAACAAAAAAGCTTTTTAGTATGTTTCGTGTGTTTAGCGGGCGACGCAAGATCATCGGACTAAAGTAAAACTAACCGGAGGTTCGGGTAAACTGAACCTCCGGTTTTGCGCCTCATCAACGAAGAAATCACAACTATGAAAGTCAAATTTTAGATCAGCGCTGACGATGCGGCAAAATCAAGCAAATCCTTATCAACAACCGGTTGAAGAAGTATTGACCGCGTTCGACACGGATGCGCGGCGCGGCTTGAGCAAAGAGGAAGCGCGGGCGCGGCTCGAAACATACGGCAAAAACGAGCTGACGGCAGAGAAGCCGGTGCCAGCGTGGAGGAAATTCCTCGCACAGTTTA from the Cytophagia bacterium CHB2 genome contains:
- a CDS encoding DoxX family protein, producing MVSLEKLKKEVTTVKYIVLVGRILFSLIFVIGGISNFSKQAIEHGAAQGIPLAAIAVPLSGVIALLGGLSIALGYKAKWGAWLLVLFLVPVTVMTHNFWAIQDSMLAQMHQVMFMKNLSMLGAALLISYFGAGPLSLDGRQKTHSEQRTRRLQHREAVIA
- a CDS encoding DUF1269 domain-containing protein; translation: MNKMMVAVFDSETVAFEGLSALKGLHKDGDITVYATAVLVKDASGKVSVKQVVEQGPIGAGLGMLVGSMVGLLAGPVGLAVGASIGSLTGLISDLNKSGIDVQFVDEVSNALGSGKAAVLADVEESWTEPVDARVRKLGGMVFRRLRSEVVEDQLARESAAFKAEVKQLKEELAQANAENKAAIQAQIDEAKNKAQVMQDQAKGQIDQAKREAEAKITALQGQLKQASDRQKAKIEKRIAEVKADLEARHAKLQEAGRLAKEALAL
- a CDS encoding ATP-binding protein — encoded protein: MLQNQNTYKALAVNASHASAEVLASMSSHHPKTVMDLAEAEKVYELTTPSHTENLEPIRSFLATIAQKAGFDETAVMEIEIAVEEACVNTIKHAHANDVAKPLHLRITIDHQKLAVVVKDQGQGFDPKQLEKQDAKALLSKLQAGGRGILMMKMLMDEVHFAFESGIGTQVRLVKYRISPRCRTIH
- a CDS encoding site-2 protease family protein; this encodes MKWSFKLGEIAGIGIYVHATFLLLLGWVALSYYLAGQSIAMMINGVAFLLALFGIVVLHELGHALTAKRFGIQTRDITLLPIGGVARLERMPDDPKQELWVALAGPAVNVVLAAVLYIAIGLTSGPPSLSNLSMVSGNFWEKLLWVNVSLAAFNLLPAFPMDGGRVLRALLAMRMDYVRATQIAAHVGQGMALLFGFIGLFYNPFLVFIALFVWMGASQEASMVQMKSALGGIPVQAAMIKDFRTLAPADSLERAVDHILAGFQQDFPVVEQGRVVGVLTRNDLLKALSQRGPNGRVEDAMQRQFETADPNEMLETVFARLNASRCHSLPLVRNGQLAGILTMDNVGEFLMVQAALRGARA
- a CDS encoding ferritin-like domain-containing protein, which produces MLKTKPTIIMSELEKKLEQGWEKLTALLDPKQRAEKTLLEALQRDYLEERQTSEVLQKESGHVPYAQLRRKLLDIAAREQEHAELLAAKIRELGGEPSERAANLRKERESKTSPSTLDLLQILEREKDDYIQYLEAAHLAKEAGHENWTPLLTQIADEEQIHRRELMDIITRLNPLPVQS
- a CDS encoding serine protease; translated protein: MSTTNMKTVSLVLGSGGARGLAHIGVIHWLEENDFKIASIAGCSIGAVIGGVYAAGKLNEYEQWVRSVTKIDIFTLLDLSWEKSGLVRGDKIINTLIKLVGKKRIEDLPFSYTAVAADIVNQKEVWIKSGSLFDAMRASFAIPLLFTPFKYKGVDLVDGGILNPVPIAPTFGDETDLTIAVNLGGSPDDRKEPASVSTASVDPSSPVREKINRFITRLQQSGTSGSSRDWGAYDIAMQAFDTMQSAIARQKLAAYPPDVVIEIARNACRTLEFDRATEMIELGYRKAKECLSQVSPQRRNDER
- a CDS encoding HdeD family acid-resistance protein, encoding MTNFPLLNAFASHWWVLLLRGIGAVLFGILAFVWPGLTLVALVFLYGAYALVDGVTAIFVAGRARAWWMIFAGLFGIIAGVLTFIFPGITAFWLLILIASWAVVRGLFEIVTAIQLRKELTNEWMLILGGVLSIIFGIWLFLNPAAGALTMVWLIGAYTLVFGIIMIVLSFRLRGLRQLKPAAV